In the genome of Carnobacterium viridans, one region contains:
- the rpsU gene encoding 30S ribosomal protein S21 produces MSKTVIKKNESLDDALRRFKRSVSKTGTLQEARKREFYEKPSVKRKKKSEAARKRKF; encoded by the coding sequence ATGTCAAAAACAGTTATTAAGAAAAATGAATCTCTTGATGATGCTCTTCGTCGCTTTAAACGTTCCGTTTCAAAAACAGGTACTTTACAAGAAGCTCGCAAACGCGAATTCTATGAAAAACCAAGTGTGAAACGTAAGAAAAAATCTGAAGCTGCTAGAAAACGTAAATTCTAG
- a CDS encoding PhoH family protein, producing the protein MTNETRLVNLKNENATAILFGTQDKHLTLLEESMEVIINSRGSHLEIIGSEENTAIVEEILNQLEELIKRSIQIGPSDVITAIKMAKKNTLQFFISMYEEEIGKDHGGKPIRAKTFGQRQYIQSIKKNDITFGIGPAGTGKTYLAVVMAVAAMKKGEVKKIVLTRPAVEAGENLGFLPGDLKEKVDPYLRPIYDALYSVFGLEHTTRLMDRNVIEIAPLAYMRGRTLEDSFVILDEAQNTTKAQMKMFLTRLGFGSKMIVNGDVTQIDLPRGAISGLVHAEKVLHKVKGIDFVQFDSNDVVRHPVVASIINAYSEEKTMGEIKKDETEKLSSEKKNRK; encoded by the coding sequence TTGACGAATGAAACACGTTTAGTAAATTTGAAAAATGAAAATGCTACAGCTATTCTATTTGGTACTCAAGATAAACATTTAACGTTATTAGAAGAATCAATGGAAGTTATCATTAACAGCCGTGGAAGCCATCTGGAAATTATTGGCTCTGAAGAAAACACAGCTATAGTTGAGGAAATTCTTAATCAATTAGAAGAGTTGATCAAACGCTCCATTCAAATTGGACCATCAGATGTGATTACTGCCATCAAGATGGCTAAAAAGAATACATTGCAGTTTTTTATCAGCATGTATGAAGAAGAAATTGGGAAAGATCATGGCGGCAAACCAATACGAGCAAAAACATTTGGTCAACGTCAATATATTCAATCCATTAAAAAAAATGATATTACTTTTGGTATCGGCCCAGCTGGGACAGGTAAAACTTATTTAGCTGTTGTCATGGCAGTTGCTGCTATGAAAAAAGGGGAAGTGAAAAAAATCGTTTTGACTCGTCCGGCTGTTGAAGCAGGCGAAAATCTTGGTTTTTTACCTGGAGACTTAAAGGAAAAAGTTGATCCGTATCTGCGCCCAATCTATGATGCATTATATAGTGTGTTTGGCTTGGAGCACACTACTCGTTTGATGGATCGCAATGTTATTGAAATTGCTCCATTAGCCTATATGAGAGGACGTACCTTGGAAGATTCTTTTGTTATATTAGATGAAGCACAAAATACGACAAAAGCTCAAATGAAAATGTTTTTGACTCGTCTTGGTTTTGGTTCTAAAATGATTGTAAATGGAGATGTTACTCAGATAGATTTGCCTAGAGGAGCTATCAGCGGATTGGTCCATGCTGAAAAAGTATTGCACAAAGTTAAAGGGATTGATTTTGTGCAATTTGATTCGAATGATGTCGTGCGTCATCCAGTAGTTGCAAGCATTATAAATGCTTATAGCGAAGAAAAAACAATGGGCGAAATCAAAAAAGATGAAACCGAAAAACTGAGTTCTGAAAAAAAGAATAGGAAGTGA
- a CDS encoding Fur family transcriptional regulator produces the protein MTAVEQAIKTLKEHGYKYTDKRENMLSVFAAENRYLTAKEVQLGLKERYPSISYDTIYRNIYTFVELEVLEETELNGEKMFRFGCKHTGHHHHFICTNCGKTKQIEMCPMNFFETQLNGCQIESHRFEIFGKCENCS, from the coding sequence ATGACAGCAGTTGAACAAGCAATTAAAACGTTGAAAGAACACGGATATAAATATACAGATAAACGTGAAAACATGTTATCCGTATTTGCAGCTGAAAATCGATATCTAACTGCAAAAGAAGTACAACTTGGTTTGAAAGAAAGATACCCTTCTATCAGTTACGATACGATTTATCGAAACATTTATACCTTTGTAGAATTAGAGGTACTTGAAGAAACTGAATTAAACGGAGAAAAAATGTTCCGTTTTGGGTGTAAACACACTGGACACCATCATCATTTTATTTGTACAAATTGTGGAAAAACAAAACAAATCGAAATGTGCCCAATGAATTTCTTTGAAACTCAACTAAACGGGTGCCAGATTGAATCCCATCGATTTGAAATTTTTGGAAAATGTGAAAATTGTTCTTAA
- the truA gene encoding tRNA pseudouridine(38-40) synthase TruA: MRNIKMTIEYDGGRYLGWQRLSDSDKTIQGKIENILTAMTGTKTEIIGSGRTDAGAHAKGQVANFKTTSTMEFPAMLDHLNRYLPRDIVVKKLEEVPERFHARYNASGKKYSYYVWNNSVPSVFERNFSYDFPGELDFKKMNEACNKLVGTHDFIGFSSLKKSKKSTVRTIDEIKIHKEGDLLHFTFTGEGFLYKMIRIIMGTLLEIGSGMADPSSIDAVFKNGIRSDAGMTVPSQGLFLDEVYYD; the protein is encoded by the coding sequence ATGAGAAACATTAAAATGACGATTGAGTATGATGGCGGTAGGTATTTAGGCTGGCAAAGGCTCAGTGATTCAGACAAAACCATTCAAGGAAAAATAGAAAATATTTTGACCGCAATGACAGGAACAAAAACTGAAATAATCGGATCAGGGCGCACGGATGCCGGAGCTCATGCTAAAGGGCAGGTAGCCAATTTCAAAACAACATCTACCATGGAATTTCCAGCGATGTTGGATCATTTGAACCGTTATCTCCCACGTGATATTGTCGTGAAGAAACTTGAGGAAGTACCTGAAAGATTCCATGCAAGGTATAATGCTAGTGGGAAAAAATACAGCTATTATGTTTGGAATAATAGTGTCCCTTCTGTTTTTGAACGTAATTTCAGCTATGATTTTCCTGGAGAACTTGATTTTAAAAAAATGAACGAGGCTTGCAATAAGCTTGTTGGAACACATGATTTCATAGGTTTCTCTTCACTCAAAAAATCTAAAAAATCGACGGTTAGAACGATTGATGAAATCAAGATCCACAAAGAAGGAGATCTGCTTCACTTTACATTCACAGGTGAAGGCTTTCTATATAAAATGATTCGCATCATTATGGGAACGCTCTTGGAAATTGGGTCTGGTATGGCAGATCCATCATCTATAGATGCTGTCTTTAAGAATGGAATCAGAAGCGATGCCGGCATGACAGTACCTTCTCAAGGATTGTTCCTAGATGAAGTTTATTATGACTAA
- a CDS encoding GatB/YqeY domain-containing protein encodes MSLLETINDDIKTAMKAKDKESLAVLRMLKAALQNDQISKGNELSEDEELTVLSREMKQRRESLAEFKEAGREDLVEQTEAAMHLVGNYLPQQLSINELKAIIQEAITKVDAKSMKDFGKVMGVVVPLTKGKADGNEVNRLVKELLNA; translated from the coding sequence TTGTCACTTTTAGAAACCATTAATGACGACATTAAAACTGCGATGAAAGCCAAAGATAAAGAATCTTTAGCTGTTCTACGTATGTTAAAAGCTGCATTGCAAAATGATCAAATCAGCAAAGGTAATGAATTAAGTGAGGATGAAGAGTTAACAGTTCTTTCTCGCGAAATGAAACAACGTCGTGAATCTCTTGCGGAGTTTAAAGAAGCTGGTCGAGAAGACTTAGTGGAACAAACTGAAGCAGCTATGCACCTCGTTGGTAACTATTTACCTCAGCAACTTTCTATAAACGAACTTAAAGCGATTATTCAAGAAGCTATTACTAAAGTAGATGCTAAGTCTATGAAAGATTTTGGAAAAGTTATGGGAGTTGTTGTGCCTTTAACAAAAGGTAAAGCAGACGGTAACGAAGTCAATCGATTAGTAAAAGAACTTTTGAATGCATAA
- a CDS encoding cytidine deaminase, with amino-acid sequence MHIEEQKVEDLIQKATDMLDKAYVPYSKFPVGAALLTKEGEVFSGCNIENASFGLTNCAERTAIFKAVSEGKKEFEYLVVTGDTDGPISPCGACRQVLAEFCGPDMPVLLTNNKGNKQITTVSELLPGAFKSEDMV; translated from the coding sequence ATGCACATTGAAGAACAAAAAGTCGAAGATTTAATTCAAAAAGCAACGGACATGTTAGACAAAGCTTATGTTCCTTATTCTAAATTTCCAGTTGGAGCAGCTCTTTTAACGAAAGAGGGAGAAGTATTTTCAGGATGTAATATTGAGAACGCCTCTTTTGGTTTAACCAATTGTGCTGAACGTACAGCGATTTTTAAAGCAGTTTCTGAAGGGAAAAAAGAGTTTGAATATTTGGTGGTTACCGGCGATACAGATGGACCTATCTCACCTTGTGGGGCTTGCAGACAAGTACTAGCAGAATTTTGTGGTCCCGATATGCCTGTCTTACTAACGAACAATAAAGGAAATAAACAGATAACAACGGTTAGCGAATTGCTACCCGGAGCTTTTAAATCGGAGGATATGGTTTAA
- the ybeY gene encoding rRNA maturation RNase YbeY, translated as MELDLYDETNKITTEQNELIQSLLEFAGNHLELPRDTEMSVTFVDDENSQKINKTYRGKDQPTDVISFAIEDEVEDELMINFDTLEEPMPRNIGDIIISVDKTASQADEYGHSFDRELGFLALHGFLHLNGYDHMTPEDEKEMFGLQKEILEAYGLKR; from the coding sequence ATGGAGTTAGATTTATATGATGAAACCAATAAAATTACTACTGAACAAAATGAATTAATCCAGTCGTTATTGGAATTTGCTGGAAATCATTTAGAATTGCCAAGGGATACTGAGATGTCAGTGACATTTGTTGATGATGAAAACAGTCAAAAAATCAATAAGACCTATCGTGGAAAAGATCAACCGACTGACGTCATCAGTTTTGCTATTGAAGATGAAGTAGAAGACGAATTAATGATCAACTTTGATACTTTAGAAGAGCCAATGCCAAGAAATATTGGCGATATTATTATTTCTGTTGATAAAACCGCAAGCCAAGCCGATGAATATGGACATTCTTTTGATCGAGAATTAGGATTTTTGGCCTTACATGGATTCTTGCATTTGAATGGGTACGATCACATGACCCCCGAAGATGAAAAAGAAATGTTTGGATTGCAGAAAGAGATATTGGAAGCCTATGGACTTAAAAGATAA
- a CDS encoding diacylglycerol kinase family protein yields the protein MDLKDKQEVVKNSRFLDSFKFAFKGVLTVFQEERNMRSHIVIGSIVLVLCLFLNLAVNEWLWVIFSISLVIIMEVWNTVIENVVDLAAGERYHPLAKKAKDMAAAAVLMTAGFSVVVAAIIILPKLWQKLF from the coding sequence ATGGACTTAAAAGATAAACAGGAAGTAGTGAAAAACTCTAGATTTTTAGATTCCTTTAAATTTGCATTTAAAGGAGTTCTAACTGTATTTCAAGAAGAGCGGAATATGCGTTCTCATATTGTGATTGGTTCAATCGTCTTAGTGTTGTGCCTGTTCCTTAATTTAGCTGTCAATGAATGGTTATGGGTTATTTTTAGTATATCTCTAGTGATCATAATGGAAGTTTGGAATACAGTCATTGAAAATGTGGTTGATTTAGCTGCTGGAGAACGGTACCACCCTTTGGCAAAGAAAGCGAAAGACATGGCTGCAGCAGCTGTTCTGATGACAGCGGGATTTTCTGTTGTAGTAGCAGCTATTATTATATTACCTAAATTATGGCAAAAATTATTTTAA
- a CDS encoding TPM domain-containing protein, giving the protein MRKIDRFSILSFFSISFGLLLMFLFPLTAEAAVDYPEPSTEFYVYDEANLLSDETEKFIIDVNKHYEDTQEKPQIIVATVNSLQGVTIEEYTVELFEKWGIGNAESDNGVLILLSAEEREIRFEIGYGLEGALTDSGTGAILDRNLEALSNDDYNTALKSIFTETAIRVNEEYQFDNDTIFSGYDVNAEDYEDDSGDFPAILIVVLIFFVISSFFGGGGSGGGRGRGSSMWPFLLGMSGGSRYRGGGGGFGGGGFGGGGGFGGGGSSGGGGSSRGF; this is encoded by the coding sequence GTGAGAAAAATTGACCGTTTTTCAATTTTAAGTTTTTTCTCGATTTCTTTCGGATTGTTGCTTATGTTTCTATTTCCTTTAACTGCTGAGGCGGCTGTTGATTATCCAGAACCTTCTACTGAATTTTATGTTTATGATGAAGCAAACTTACTTTCTGACGAAACAGAAAAATTTATTATAGATGTCAATAAACATTATGAAGATACCCAAGAGAAGCCGCAAATAATTGTAGCTACTGTAAACAGTTTGCAAGGTGTGACAATCGAAGAATACACGGTAGAACTGTTTGAAAAGTGGGGAATTGGTAATGCTGAGTCAGATAATGGAGTCTTGATTCTTTTATCTGCTGAGGAACGTGAAATCCGTTTTGAAATTGGCTATGGATTAGAAGGCGCTCTGACAGATAGTGGAACTGGAGCGATTTTAGATCGAAATCTTGAAGCTTTATCCAATGATGATTACAATACAGCACTGAAAAGTATTTTTACTGAAACAGCGATAAGAGTTAATGAAGAATATCAGTTTGATAATGATACGATTTTTTCTGGCTACGACGTCAATGCCGAAGATTATGAAGACGACTCAGGAGACTTTCCAGCTATTCTGATAGTGGTGCTTATCTTCTTTGTTATCAGCAGCTTTTTTGGCGGCGGCGGATCAGGTGGTGGAAGAGGAAGAGGAAGCAGCATGTGGCCTTTCTTACTTGGAATGTCCGGCGGAAGTCGTTACCGTGGAGGCGGTGGTGGTTTTGGCGGCGGCGGTTTCGGTGGTGGAGGCGGCTTTGGCGGCGGCGGATCATCCGGTGGTGGAGGATCAAGCCGAGGTTTCTAA
- a CDS encoding pyruvate, water dikinase regulatory protein translates to MSSNSTINVYIISDSVGGTASQLGQAAMTQFPDADIKVSAYPFIRGSDTLLSILEKAEMDNAIVLHTLVDKALNETAKTFCQSHELIFFDPLSPIISELEKRSEMAPIQKPGALHLLDETYFNRIKAIEFAVKFDDGRDPKGFLEADIVLLGISRTSKTPLSMFLANQNYKVANLPLIPEAHIPEQIWEVDPKKIVGLTSDREALNSIRRERMITYGMNPDTEYSKLDRIDKELVFAKDLYDKLGCLVINVSKKSIEETAAIIINTLQIEHKKFEQN, encoded by the coding sequence ATGTCTTCAAACTCAACGATTAATGTTTATATCATCTCCGATTCAGTAGGCGGAACAGCTAGTCAACTTGGACAAGCTGCTATGACTCAGTTTCCTGATGCAGATATTAAAGTTTCAGCCTACCCTTTCATTCGCGGATCAGATACTCTTTTATCTATTTTAGAAAAAGCAGAAATGGATAATGCAATCGTTCTTCATACATTGGTAGATAAAGCTTTAAATGAAACAGCTAAAACGTTTTGTCAATCGCATGAATTGATTTTTTTTGATCCACTTTCTCCAATCATAAGTGAACTTGAAAAACGTTCTGAAATGGCCCCTATACAAAAACCAGGAGCTTTACACCTTTTAGATGAAACTTATTTTAATCGAATTAAGGCAATTGAATTTGCTGTTAAATTTGATGATGGTCGTGATCCTAAAGGATTTTTAGAAGCTGACATTGTATTGCTGGGAATTTCTAGAACATCAAAAACACCTTTAAGTATGTTTTTAGCTAATCAGAATTATAAAGTGGCTAACTTGCCTCTTATTCCTGAAGCACATATACCCGAACAAATATGGGAAGTAGATCCGAAAAAAATCGTTGGACTAACTAGTGATCGTGAAGCGCTGAACTCCATTCGTCGTGAACGAATGATTACTTATGGAATGAATCCAGATACGGAATATTCTAAATTAGACCGAATTGATAAAGAACTCGTTTTCGCAAAAGACTTGTATGATAAATTAGGATGTTTGGTGATCAATGTTTCAAAAAAATCGATTGAAGAGACAGCTGCAATCATTATCAATACTTTACAAATCGAACATAAGAAATTCGAACAAAACTAA
- a CDS encoding HD family phosphohydrolase translates to MRRNLIRLQKKLGKLYIPSILLLTSVILFFIMYSTVKPTALDIELFQVADETIRANATVEDTEKTKENKETVASTVSPVYTYNPDLKDIQTSKVEILFATIDEVIQESDKKYDADLKEARKKATEGDPEISAEKLSEIKVSELSEEEMLRLFKEKLSNLDDATKEFIDMLPDWAVSDLLSTNEATLSGMRESIISVISQFMTHPIKSEEVSEIKVEANNSLDYSDLDSNNQRIASLIIDNAIVENNTYNANATEQKKIEEMANVPPSLILQGQVIVQEGHVVDSNDMHQLELLGVLDNSFSKQSLYGLIVLIFTQALLLYYLGKSRKIDRIEHGRQITFYSIIMIVSLVLMKSLQLLQSSDIDYIGLLYPAALASTLLTAFGSRRFGILANGFTAAFSIFIFSPESGTSFSIILVLFYLLSGMMGTMITRTKITNQFWSSFIWVTVFNALFISSFILYLNMHFWSQQVFLMIFYALLSGVISYLLAVLLSPYIEVLFEENAVLTLTELSNPNSPLLKELLTKAPGTYHHSLMVANLSANAVGAIGGDSLFARVACYYHDVGKLRHSIFFVENLPPGMENPHNLLTPFESKEIIFGHVSEGVKMLKAAKMPQSIIDICAQHHGTTLMKYFYVTAKEKDESVLESDFRYPGPKPQTKEAAVINIADSAEAAVRSMSHPTKESIEKFVHHLINGRITDGQFDECSISLRELKVVEKAICEGLNGTFHSRIEYPTLTK, encoded by the coding sequence ATGCGAAGAAACTTAATACGCCTTCAGAAAAAATTGGGCAAGCTATATATTCCTTCTATTCTTTTGCTTACTTCTGTGATTTTATTTTTTATCATGTACAGCACTGTTAAACCCACTGCTTTAGATATTGAGTTGTTTCAAGTGGCAGATGAGACCATACGTGCCAATGCAACTGTAGAAGATACAGAAAAGACAAAAGAAAATAAAGAAACTGTCGCATCAACAGTTTCTCCCGTATACACATATAACCCAGACTTGAAGGATATTCAAACATCAAAAGTAGAAATTTTATTTGCTACGATAGATGAAGTGATTCAAGAATCAGATAAAAAATATGATGCTGACCTAAAAGAAGCAAGAAAAAAAGCTACCGAAGGCGATCCTGAGATAAGTGCTGAGAAATTGTCAGAGATAAAGGTATCTGAATTATCAGAAGAAGAGATGCTGAGGTTATTTAAAGAAAAATTATCTAATTTAGACGATGCTACAAAAGAATTTATTGATATGCTTCCAGATTGGGCTGTTTCAGATTTGTTGTCTACGAATGAAGCAACCTTATCAGGTATGAGAGAATCAATTATTTCTGTGATATCACAATTCATGACTCACCCTATTAAAAGTGAAGAAGTAAGTGAAATTAAAGTAGAAGCCAATAACAGCTTGGATTATTCTGATTTAGACTCAAATAACCAACGCATCGCAAGCCTAATCATCGATAATGCCATTGTTGAAAATAATACCTATAATGCAAATGCTACCGAGCAAAAGAAAATTGAAGAAATGGCGAATGTTCCTCCTTCGCTAATTTTGCAAGGGCAGGTAATCGTTCAAGAAGGACATGTTGTTGACAGCAATGATATGCATCAGCTTGAATTATTAGGTGTTCTAGACAATTCTTTTTCAAAGCAATCTTTATATGGTTTGATCGTCTTGATCTTTACGCAAGCGTTGCTTTTATATTATTTAGGTAAATCTAGAAAAATTGACAGAATCGAACATGGACGTCAAATTACGTTTTATTCTATTATTATGATCGTTTCGTTAGTGCTGATGAAAAGCTTGCAGCTGCTTCAAAGTTCAGATATCGATTACATCGGTTTATTGTATCCAGCTGCTTTAGCTTCAACGTTATTGACGGCATTTGGGTCACGTCGTTTTGGAATATTGGCCAATGGATTTACAGCTGCATTTTCTATCTTTATTTTCAGCCCAGAATCAGGCACTAGTTTCAGCATCATATTAGTCCTGTTCTACCTATTGAGCGGTATGATGGGGACAATGATTACACGAACTAAAATTACCAACCAATTCTGGTCTAGTTTTATTTGGGTCACTGTATTCAATGCTTTGTTTATCAGTTCATTTATTTTATACTTAAATATGCACTTTTGGTCGCAACAAGTTTTTCTAATGATTTTCTATGCTCTCTTGAGTGGAGTCATTTCTTACTTACTAGCTGTACTTCTATCGCCGTATATTGAGGTTTTATTTGAAGAGAATGCCGTATTGACGTTAACTGAATTGTCTAATCCGAATAGCCCCTTGCTAAAAGAACTGCTGACAAAAGCTCCGGGGACCTATCATCATAGTTTGATGGTAGCGAACTTAAGCGCAAATGCAGTCGGGGCTATAGGAGGAGATTCCTTATTTGCTCGAGTAGCTTGTTACTATCATGATGTTGGCAAATTGCGTCATTCAATCTTTTTTGTGGAAAATTTGCCGCCTGGGATGGAAAATCCACACAATTTATTAACCCCTTTTGAAAGCAAAGAAATTATTTTTGGACATGTTAGTGAAGGAGTCAAAATGCTTAAAGCGGCTAAAATGCCTCAATCGATTATTGATATCTGTGCTCAGCATCATGGGACAACCCTTATGAAATATTTTTATGTTACGGCTAAAGAGAAAGATGAATCTGTACTTGAAAGTGACTTTAGGTATCCAGGACCAAAACCGCAAACAAAAGAAGCAGCTGTCATCAATATTGCAGATAGTGCTGAGGCAGCTGTAAGGTCTATGTCGCATCCGACTAAAGAATCGATTGAAAAGTTCGTTCATCATTTAATTAATGGAAGAATCACAGATGGTCAATTTGATGAATGTTCGATTTCTTTACGTGAATTGAAAGTAGTTGAAAAAGCGATTTGTGAAGGATTGAATGGTACGTTCCATTCGAGGATTGAATACCCTACATTGACTAAGTAA